The following is a genomic window from Nymphaea colorata isolate Beijing-Zhang1983 chromosome 3, ASM883128v2, whole genome shotgun sequence.
CAATCTATTGTTCATCAAACGAAAAATCTCATGCTAGTCAGAGCTGACAACTGCACTCGTGCTTTCCGTTTTACTTTTTGCATCAAGAAAAGAGGAcctgatcttaaattcatgaatctgAATTCCTGAGAATTTTAGATCAGAAGATGTCAAAGGTAACCAAACAACCTCTAATAAAATTAAAGTTAAGTGAGAATGTCTTCTTGGCGTATTTCAACTCAAATAGTTGCGCACTGGGTGACGTGATCATGAATTTCATGTTTGAAGACAGTGGTGGCATCAACATTTTAGTTGTAAAAGCTGTTGTCCTTAATGTCAAATTTTTGAGATAGATAGATTTGATGGGCTTACGTATGAAGCCAATTGTGGCAAGGCATAGACGGGAAACGAAATTAATCAAGAGGCCCAACTTCCATTTAATtgaatttctctttttatcacatatattatattCCACTTTAACTCATTATGTAGGGAGATATGTGTAAATAGAATGTTTTTAACCAAAAAGACAATAGGTTACATACTTTTATTAAAGAATAAAGGTGGAGTACCCCTTTCATTGAAgtcatttcaattttcaaacttgttCTCTTGTCTAACAGTTAAGGATTTCAGACCACTGCAGTGTATATGTATAAGATTTAAGACATAGGACATTTATGTGAATAGAATGTGACCCAAACATGTGAtcacgtacatatatatcccCTTCTAATAAATTACACGTTAAGTGATCTACCACATAAAACACATATAAATCAATataatgtttatgttttctggACATGTAAAATGAGTCTTCAAAAATTCTTGGATCATTGACTTATGGGTAAGGGGAGTTTTCCTGAAGCTCACGCCCAACATGTTATCACCTCAGAGTATAGGATAGGACTTGCTTTTGATGGTTTGGAGTGTCGCCCCCGCCTTGTTTTCAACTTGTATTATAGTGGCTTTCTTTATAGACATAAAAAATGTGTGAAATATGTTAAAGATGTATGAAGTTTATGGAAAgaatataattgatatatatgtgtgcgtaGAGAGAGAATATGCCTGCTGTGACTCCTTATTCCCTCTTAATGGACCATCACTGATCACacaaacaaaaagagagaagagagagagagagagagagagagaatgcctGCTGTGACTCCTTGTTCATGTTATTGAACCATCTGCACATGGGATCCATGGATTCCACTTCCTTGACCATCAAGTAGCTGGGGACAATACTTGTAGTTTGGTTGGGGACATGCCACTCACATATAACACTAGTTAAATCTCGAAGAGGGGCAGCGTTGGACAGGAAAAGATGATCAATTCAAATTCTTTAGAGTGACTTCAGCGTCTTTTAggttcaaattatatatattttttcccgAGAAGTCTCCATCGTCATGAACATAATGACCGGTCAACATAATCACTCCTGTATGCAACAGTATTATCAAAAAGATACGAGTGATTTTGTGAAACTTTTAAACCAGGTGTCatcctttcctctctctcagTGAAATACTTCATTTTGAGGATCTAATACCTTTTTCATCTACCAATCAATCAGTGTCTCAATTTTATAAAACCATCTCATATACATGaagccatgtatttttttactgatcagaaaataaattatttccaatatgtatataatgttTGCTTcaacgaatatatatatatggcatcTGTATGGAAAATGGGAAGGCGAAAACAGCAAGAggtaagagaaagaaaaaagaaaaggatgggCGTGAAGAGGAGTCGCCGTCAGCCCATCCACACTGTTTGAGCGATTGCTTACTTCAACTCAGCAGGCCACGTGAAGCaactccttctcttctctccccAAGCAAAACGGACggtgggctctctctctctctctctctctctcttggtgtCGGTGGATTTGTTTTATTTGGGGGACCAAAGAGCCTTAATATGCTCCGCTCCATTTGATGGAGAAACACAGAAAAAagcatattttaaaaagaaaacaaccaaaagaaaagtaGCGGAGGCCCTCTTTCTCCTTCAATCAACACCTaagcaataaaaacaaaaatttggatCCGTATCGatgtatttttaatttgatttttggaCAGAATATAAACCCGGTTTCACCTTATTGGCAAGCGGCATAATAAACCAAATCTCAAAGTTTGaggccttcttcttcttcttgttttttcccTTCGTTACCTCTTTCTCGTCTCCCCGATTGCATTTTCTCAGGTGGATTCTTGGCGACGGAACTTAGTCACGGCGATCGGAACGTCATTAATTACTAGTAAAGACGGATAATGACCTCCTCTCCGGCTGTCCCTCCACGGCTCTACCTGAGTCAAAGGCTAGATATGTCCCATCCTTCGGTCATCTTGCGTGAACTGGCTACTGagatggtgatggtgatggtgatgatggATGATGGATGCATGGATCGATGAAGATCAAGATCAATGTCGGTGACCTTTGGGCGTCGGCTGTCGGCAGCCTTTTCGTGCCGATTAATCGGCAACGACTCGTATCTATACTTAAAACGGAAATCGAACCAAATACAAACGGAAATGTTGGAGGAGTCGGACCAATGACTCCCTTGCCCTCCATTTCCGCACCTTATAACCTAACTGGGGACCTAGATCCCGGCAATGATATGGGTCCGTCCGTCCCTAAATATTGTTTCATATTATTTTGTATCGTTGGATCTTTCTAATAACAACGTTCGATTAGGGTTGTCCAAAATGCTCGGTGGTTGGGGTTCACCAgcgatttttctttcttttctggtgTAATTCTTGGGCGGTTCCTCATAAAAAAGTATTTTGCTATTGAATAACGTATACAGACGACGCAAGTTTGTAAGAAGAACATCCTcggaaaataatttaataatagaaaacaatttatttatttttatgatttaataTGACTACCAACTGGCTCCTACTCATTTTCTCGAATTCTTGGAGCGTACTTCGACACAGTGTTAAGACAGGTACAAATCAACCCTCGTTTTAGATTTAGTTCTCTTCTTCCCGTACTCACTTGACTTTGGTTTACTAAATGAAATTTTGGTGTTGTGGCATCCTTGGAGAGGCCCATTATGCCTTCCGTGAtcttataaacaaaaaatttgaaagcaaaCCCAGCAAAAGTACACAAACAGTCGAATACTTCCTGCTTACTGCATCTAACTAAAATATATGAAAGCCTTTTCCAATGAAGAAAACTGTTTGAGGCATACCATCTGTCTCATACATGCTCCACTCAAACACGATGGAGGGTATCTCAATACACCTTTGCATTGAAATTGTACTTCTCTTATGTGGTGTTTGAATGCCTGGTATTAAATTGTATGGCATTAAAATTTGATGTGAGGTATTTAATACCAGACTTCGGTTGGGTTGAACAAAAGTTCTATGTTCCACATGACTATGGTGTGTGAGTgcctggaattttttttttccaggaaTTTTATTACTTTGTTTGAAGGAGATGATGTTAAACTTCCATGCTATGCTCTCGTCTCTTGACCATTGGTTGAGAGCCAAAGCTTCGCTTCTCAAAGTAAGTTGGTTTCCATCCAATATTCATGTTGCAGTGCAGCTATAATGAAATACCAGCATCTTATGTGCCGGTGATAAGTAAAAATCTGGAATCCCGTAAAATAAAATGCAAGTGGTCGATTTTTTATATCCCTATTGTAAGGGTGTCGCTGTGATTTCGAAAAAGAAGGGTATGCtgggggaggaggagaagaggagggATCTGGTTCGCTGGACTGGGACCAACAAAGCTACCATGGTCTTTGCCGGTTTGATTTTTTCCATGCATGGGATCCATGCGCATGTGATCATGTATATCATGATGAAATATAGCTCATTCTTTTTGCTCATTTAATATTGACATAAATAATATCTAAAAGAGGTGTTCACCATTTTTCAAATCTTACTGTGGGCACCTGCTGGTCCAGCTCCAGCCTGTGCTGTATTTAGGGAAGGTGCAGAAATGGAGGGCCGGACACGATTGGAGGTCCAAATGAGTCAAGGTCGAGGTCAGTAGATATATGTTTTGCTCTTCTGCCGCCACCATCTTcattatccttttctttttttcaccatcctgttctctctctctctctcccaccctTGTCTCTAACTCTACAGATTCTATCGCAATCTTGTGCTGAAGAAGCCTTGGTGGGTCTTCATTGCTAATGCAGTAATTACTTTCCCTTGTCACTTTTGGCTGTTTCAGCGTCCACGGGTGGTTGCTCCTTTTGCCCTCTTTTTCATTATGGTAATGTAGTTAAAGGAAGTGTATGGATATGGAACTCACACATGGCTTTGGAGTTTCATTGCCTGTATGATGCTGTACTTTCTAGGGTTTGTCGTGGTTAGTGTTGCAGAAGCATCTAAGTCCTACCCTCTTTCTGCGATTCGCAAATGTGCCTGAGTGTGGGGTAGCGTGGAGAAGGGAGAGGGGGGAGCTATGTTTTGGTGGTGAACAGTGGGTTTTGTGGTTTTAAAGAGTGTCGTGTCGGCGGTGTAGAGTTTTCCCTGTCTGCAATTGTTGTTTCTGCAACTGTTGGCGATTTTCTCAAGTAGGTaggaggaaagagagggaaacgATGGCCCAGAAATTTGATTTCTCAGATTGGTGGTCTAGCGAGACAAGGACGGGAACTCCTGTTGTGGTGACAATGGAGAACCCCAACTTCTCTGTGCTGGAACTTGATGGGCCGGAGTCCGCGTTCCAGCCAGCGGAGAAGGACCGAGGCAAGAATGCGAAGCAATTCACCTGGGTGTTGCTTCTCAAGGCCCACAGAGCAGTCGGCTGTGTCGCCTGGATGGCGACGGCGCTCTGGGCTTTGCTTGGGACGGTTCAGAGGCGTTTGATTTTCAGGCAAGGTGTGGTAATGGAGTCGGAGAAGCCGCACAAGAACAGGCTGTTTAGATTCATAAGGGCTTTCTTGGCAATTTCCTTGGCATTTCTGGTTTTTGAGATGGTAGCACACTTTAAGGGTTGGCACTTCCACAGGCCCAGTCTGGACATGCTGCATACGTCTGAGATTCAAGGTTTCTTGCACGCAATTTACTTGTCATGGTTGTCGTTTAGAGCCGACTACATTGCTCCCGCGATTCAGGCACTGTCAAACTTCTGTGTTGTTCTATTCCTCATTCAGTCTGCTGATCGGATGATTCTGTGTGTTGGTTGTTTCTGGATCAAGTATAAGAAGATTAAACCTCAAATTAAAGGTGATCCTTTCAAATCAGAAGACGCAGAGCTGCCTGGATACGAGTACCCCATGGTTCTTGTTCAGATTCCTATGTGCAACGAGAGGGAGGTAAGAAATTGGATACACCTTTTTTGAATTCTGCCTGTCTCGTACACTTCCTCTGATATAATTGTTGTTTGCTTATACACTTTCAAGGATACCAAAACATATCTGTTTTATTTTATAACAGCAAGTGGGTTTCAACGAATGCTAGATCTGATATTCACCTATAAAATTGCTGCTTGATCAAGATTTGCATGACAAGAAGTGTTAGTTTGAAGGTCTCATGCGAAATGTCCTCGACACAGTTAGATGGTAGTGTATTGAAAAGTgcagtttttttcttatttgttctGATAGTGGAGCTGTTAATGACGGCAGGTCTACGAGCAATCAATCTCTGCTGTCTGCCACGTAGACTGGCCTAAGGACCGGTTGTTGATTCAAGTTCTGGATGATTCGGACGATGAGAGCATCCAGTGTTTGATCAGAGCTGAGGTTTCAAAATGGAGCCAGCGGGGTGTGAACATTATCTACCGCCACCGCCTAGTGAGGACTGGCTACAAGGCTGGTAATCTCAAGTCGGCGATGAGTTGCGACTATGTTAAGTCCTATGAATTTGTTGCCATCTTTGATGCTGATTTCCAACCGAACCCTGATTTCCTAAAACAGACAATACCACATTTTAAGGTTGGGTTTTTGGTCAGAACTAAACCTTCTCACTTGTTTACTTGTGAATTCATGAACTTTATTCTGATTGTCGTTCGCATGGCGTTGCAGGACAATCCTGAGCTGGGGTTGGTTCAGGCTAGATGGGCGTTTGTAAATAAGGATGAGAACTTGCTGACACGCCTCCAGAATATAAATCTTTGTTTTCACTTTGAGGTGGAGCAGCAGGTCAATGGAGTTTTTCTTAACTTCTTCGGATTCAATGGGACTGCTGGTGTTTGGAGGATTAAAGCACTTGAAGAATCGGGTGGCTGGCTTGAAAGAACTACAGTGGAGGACATGGATATTGCTGTTCGAGCACATCTTCATGGATGGAAATTCATCTTTCTTAACGATGTCAAAGTACCTAGCCTACCCTACTCGTAACTGAGTCTCATCTAGGACGCTATATTAGCTGATTCTCAAACTTGGATTGCACTTTTTGTCAGGTCCTCTGCGAAGTCCCAGAATCTTACGAGGCTTATCGTAAACAGCAACATAGGTGGCATTCAGGTCCAATGCTGCTCTTTCGATTGTGCCTTCCAGCCATCATAACTTCCAAGGTTCCGTCCCTCTGTTATTTCTCatgtttgtttcatttgataCTTGATCTTATCTAGAAGTGTCTTGTTTGATGATTTGGATGGTTTTCCTCTGACAGCCCACTCTTTCAATTTGGATGCAGATATCGATTTGGAAGAagttcaatttaatttttctgtttttcctcttGAGAAAGCTCATCCTTCCATTTTATTCTTTCACATTGTTTTGCATTATTCTTCCTTTAACCATGTTTGTACCAGAGGCCGAATTACCACTCTGGGTGATCTGTTACATCCCTGTCTTTATGTCGTTCCTCAACATTCTTCCTGCTCTCCGTTCCTTCCCCTTCATTGTTCCCTATCTTCTCTTTGAGAATACCATGTCTGTGACCAAGTTCAATGCAATGGTGTCTGGGCTTTTCCAGCTCGGGAGCTCTTATGAATGGGTAGTTACCAAAAAGGCTGGCAGATCATCAGAGCCTGACCTACTTGCAGCAGCTGAGAGAGAATCAAAGAGCTTGAACCAGCCACTTACACGTGGAGCTTCTGAAAGTGAACTTCTGGAACTGAACAAGCTGAAGGAACACAAGAAAACTCCTACTAAGAGAAAGCTCAATAAGATATATAAGAAGGAGCTAACTCTAGCATTTCTCCTCCTCACTGCATCTGGTCGAAGTTTGCTGTCGGCTCAGGGaatccatttttattttctgctctTTCAAGGGGTGTCTTTCCTTCTTGTAGGCCTTGACCTAATTGGCGAGCAGGTGAGCTGATGCAGGAATCTCCACTTCAACTGGTTTCAGTTATTGAAAGCAGCATTGGAGCTTGAGGGAGCTTCATgttgcataaaattttatggATGGCTTGTCCATTCAGGGCTTTGGTCCTTTGCATTTACTAAGAAGGGTGAGAAAGTTCCTATCAAAGAATAAAACTTTCTTGATGTAGCCAAGAAAAATGGTATTGCAGGTGCCCATGTAAGAATCAATCAGTCGCTTTTCCTTTTACTTCTTTGGACTGCCAAAGCCTTTCCTTCTTTAGCGTTACTCTGTTACATATAGCCATTCATCTCTCGATTGGTATAGAATGGGGTCAGTATTAACTCTTCGTCGGGTGTTCTTATGTTCAGACTCATCTCCTCTGTTTGACCTGGGGAAAAAAAGTTCCCAGATGGAAAAATAAAGGAGAATATGATCTTGgaagaattttaaatttgttgcAGTTGGGTCTGGTTCTCCAATGCAAAAGTACCAAGATGTAAACAGTCATCTGTaaatttcatttaattgagTTGATGTAAGATTATTTATCAGATGTTTGTGGGGCATTACTATAGTTTCCCCTTCATTTCCTTCCTATGCGTGGTAACAGATTTGTCGGCAGGCTGACAGAGAGAGGTTAGAGGAGGGCCAGAAGTGGAGGTGTTTGGTACACCCAACACCCTCCTATTATGGTTAAATGACAGAGCCATGTGGAGATTTGGCTTTGGAACATGCGGGTCCCTCTTGTTTCCTGTGAGAAGTTTCTTGTTTCCTTCTCTCCAAAATGACGTGCAATGTTCACCACAAAGCATCCTATGCTTATACCATTATTAAATTGTTTGGCAATCTTTTCCTGATTTTGATTTCAAGAATCTACCCATCTGCACTCCTAGATTTCACTTGCATTGATGTCTTCAAGGGCACTGTAACTATATCCAGCTTTTTTTGTACTGATTTTGGGAATGGTGCGCTAGGTCAGGTGGATCCATTTCTAAATTTGGTGGATTTGAGGGTCAACTGTACATGGCTGTGTCTGGAGCTCTCGTTTTCCTGTACAGCTTGGATGGTTTTGTCGCCTTTGTTCCAGACTGGTTGGTGGAGCCAATTTTCGACACATTACTTCTGCGTTCAGTGCCCTTAAATTCCTGGCTATGATATGAAATCTGAACCACTAACCCAAGGCTGCCTTGGGGTGGGCACACAGAGGCGTGTGCACATGTAAGCTAAACACCCCAACCAAAAGCTGGTATTTGCAGATACACACGGGTGCATGCATGCGCATGCATCTGCTCCTCAAGtacttttttgtttgaattgctaATAATGCCTATATGTAGCTTTCGAGACAGTGAAACTTGGTTTTCTAATTAttgtttttaaacttttctgGTGCTATGGTTAATCCCTTGCTTTTTCTTTGAGAATGCCTACATTAGTAGTACGC
Proteins encoded in this region:
- the LOC116250954 gene encoding probable xyloglucan glycosyltransferase 5; translation: MAQKFDFSDWWSSETRTGTPVVVTMENPNFSVLELDGPESAFQPAEKDRGKNAKQFTWVLLLKAHRAVGCVAWMATALWALLGTVQRRLIFRQGVVMESEKPHKNRLFRFIRAFLAISLAFLVFEMVAHFKGWHFHRPSLDMLHTSEIQGFLHAIYLSWLSFRADYIAPAIQALSNFCVVLFLIQSADRMILCVGCFWIKYKKIKPQIKGDPFKSEDAELPGYEYPMVLVQIPMCNEREVYEQSISAVCHVDWPKDRLLIQVLDDSDDESIQCLIRAEVSKWSQRGVNIIYRHRLVRTGYKAGNLKSAMSCDYVKSYEFVAIFDADFQPNPDFLKQTIPHFKDNPELGLVQARWAFVNKDENLLTRLQNINLCFHFEVEQQVNGVFLNFFGFNGTAGVWRIKALEESGGWLERTTVEDMDIAVRAHLHGWKFIFLNDVKVLCEVPESYEAYRKQQHRWHSGPMLLFRLCLPAIITSKISIWKKFNLIFLFFLLRKLILPFYSFTLFCIILPLTMFVPEAELPLWVICYIPVFMSFLNILPALRSFPFIVPYLLFENTMSVTKFNAMVSGLFQLGSSYEWVVTKKAGRSSEPDLLAAAERESKSLNQPLTRGASESELLELNKLKEHKKTPTKRKLNKIYKKELTLAFLLLTASGRSLLSAQGIHFYFLLFQGVSFLLVGLDLIGEQVS